A part of Haloarchaeobius sp. HME9146 genomic DNA contains:
- a CDS encoding metallophosphoesterase family protein, with protein sequence MHPPRFGDAVSRQHRRVDPAGRDVYIVGDVHGCLEALEALLDTLAVDADDLVVFVGDLVTRGPDSAGVVSLVRESPNMVAVRGNTEQNVLDGTVDAPDLSQKQRQWLASLPVALSWDDLLVVHGGIDPRKPLASHVPADLMEPGSLAASGTGRPYWWEFYSGPHRVFFGHRVFSAPLVSRYAVGLDTGCVYGNQLTAFDCTAGRTVSVPAAASHRERDPGEYIDPAGFG encoded by the coding sequence ATGCACCCGCCGCGTTTCGGTGACGCCGTTTCTCGCCAGCACCGGCGGGTCGACCCTGCCGGTCGAGACGTCTACATCGTCGGTGACGTCCACGGGTGTCTGGAGGCACTGGAGGCGCTACTCGACACCCTCGCGGTCGATGCCGACGACCTGGTCGTGTTCGTCGGCGACCTGGTGACGCGGGGTCCGGACAGCGCGGGCGTCGTCTCCCTCGTTCGGGAGTCGCCGAACATGGTCGCGGTTCGGGGGAACACCGAACAGAACGTCCTCGACGGGACGGTCGACGCGCCGGACCTGTCCCAGAAACAGCGGCAGTGGCTGGCGTCGCTGCCGGTCGCGCTGTCGTGGGACGACCTGCTCGTCGTGCACGGAGGCATCGACCCCCGCAAACCCCTCGCGTCACACGTCCCTGCGGACCTCATGGAGCCGGGGTCGCTCGCGGCGAGCGGGACCGGCCGACCGTACTGGTGGGAGTTCTACTCGGGCCCACATCGCGTCTTCTTCGGGCACCGGGTGTTCTCTGCGCCCCTCGTGAGCAGGTACGCGGTCGGGCTGGACACCGGTTGCGTGTACGGGAACCAGCTCACGGCGTTCGACTGCACGGCAGGGCGAACCGTGAGCGTCCCCGCGGCGGCATCGCACCGTGAGCGTGACCCGGGGGAGTACATCGACCCGGCCGGATTCGGGTGA
- a CDS encoding universal stress protein, producing the protein MSLLVPFDGSTLSMTALRRAQEFATFSDAELVVLTLVPDDPEYARERGWLDPEDTFDVGVIERKLRQRVHDEAPTAEFRCELIEDPTDPVATVPMDVARRIRQVAAEVDAEILFIGSENAGRVSTPLASVGSPISEDPEYDVHIVRHPE; encoded by the coding sequence ATGTCGCTGTTAGTCCCGTTCGACGGTTCCACGCTCTCGATGACTGCACTGCGGCGGGCGCAGGAGTTCGCGACGTTCTCCGACGCCGAGCTCGTCGTCCTCACGCTCGTGCCGGACGACCCCGAGTACGCGCGTGAGCGCGGCTGGCTCGACCCCGAGGACACGTTCGACGTGGGCGTCATCGAGCGAAAGCTCCGCCAGCGCGTCCACGACGAGGCACCCACCGCCGAGTTCCGATGCGAACTCATCGAGGACCCGACCGACCCCGTGGCAACGGTCCCGATGGACGTGGCGCGTCGCATCAGACAGGTCGCGGCCGAGGTCGACGCGGAGATCCTCTTCATCGGGAGCGAGAACGCGGGGCGCGTCTCGACGCCCCTGGCGAGCGTCGGCTCCCCCATCTCCGAGGACCCGGAGTACGACGTTCACATCGTCCGTCACCCGGAGTGA
- a CDS encoding MFS transporter — translation MLALLATAELLAMTLWFSASAVGPELADAWNLSGAQTAWLTNAVQLGFVAGALLSAVLTLSDTVPPRYLFAASALVGAGATAVIAGAVDSFLPAVALRFLTGAALAGVYPPGMKLIAGWFDTGRGFAIGTLVGALSVGSAMPHLLRAVGGIGDPTAVLYGAAALGALGGLLALAARPGPHQAPAAPFDPGAVRRIVRDRPTMLANGGYFGHMWELYAVWTWIPLYLTAGFSGAVDTEVIALLSFATIAVGGVGAAAAGRVADRVGRTPLTSASMAVSGACCLLAVPLFGAPLWVVTPFLLVWGVAIVADSAQFSAAVSELAAPSYVGSALTLQTAVGFLLTTVSIQLTPIVADAVGWQYAFVPLAAGPLVGTLSMLRLRARPEAADLAGGRG, via the coding sequence ATGCTCGCCCTGCTGGCGACGGCCGAACTGCTGGCGATGACGCTCTGGTTCTCGGCGTCCGCGGTCGGCCCGGAACTCGCCGACGCCTGGAATCTCTCCGGGGCGCAGACGGCGTGGCTGACCAACGCTGTTCAGCTCGGCTTCGTCGCAGGAGCGCTGCTGTCGGCGGTCCTGACGCTCTCTGATACCGTCCCGCCGCGGTACCTGTTCGCCGCCTCGGCACTGGTCGGCGCAGGGGCCACGGCAGTCATCGCTGGCGCGGTCGATTCGTTCCTGCCAGCAGTCGCCCTGCGGTTCCTCACCGGCGCGGCCCTCGCCGGTGTCTACCCGCCGGGCATGAAGCTCATCGCGGGCTGGTTCGACACCGGGAGAGGCTTCGCCATCGGGACGCTCGTCGGGGCGCTCTCGGTCGGGTCGGCGATGCCGCATCTCCTCCGGGCAGTGGGCGGTATCGGCGACCCGACGGCCGTCCTCTACGGGGCCGCCGCACTCGGGGCACTCGGTGGCCTGCTCGCGCTCGCTGCCAGGCCCGGCCCGCACCAGGCTCCGGCCGCACCGTTCGACCCGGGTGCGGTTCGGCGCATCGTTCGGGACCGGCCGACCATGCTCGCGAACGGTGGCTACTTCGGCCACATGTGGGAGCTGTACGCGGTGTGGACGTGGATTCCCCTGTACCTCACCGCGGGGTTCTCGGGGGCGGTCGACACGGAGGTCATCGCCCTTCTCTCGTTCGCGACCATCGCCGTGGGTGGGGTCGGTGCGGCTGCCGCCGGCCGTGTCGCCGACCGGGTCGGTCGCACACCGCTCACGAGCGCCAGCATGGCCGTCAGCGGCGCGTGCTGCCTGTTGGCGGTGCCACTGTTCGGCGCACCACTCTGGGTGGTGACGCCGTTCCTGCTCGTCTGGGGCGTCGCCATCGTCGCGGACTCGGCGCAGTTCTCGGCGGCGGTCTCCGAACTCGCCGCCCCGAGCTACGTCGGGAGCGCGCTGACCCTGCAGACGGCGGTCGGGTTCCTGCTGACGACGGTCTCCATCCAGTTGACCCCCATCGTGGCCGACGCGGTCGGCTGGCAGTACGCGTTCGTCCCGCTGGCGGCCGGTCCGCTCGTGGGGACGCTCTCGATGCTCCGGCTCCGGGCGCGCCCCGAGGCTGCCGACCTCGCCGGCGGGCGGGGATAG
- a CDS encoding mechanosensitive ion channel family protein, protein MTQIRSLEQVFAELATVLQDGAVFLAVAAVIYLPGRYLVVPGARWLMDALDIDDTVELPLLKALNAGFGVFAVFTAITVSGVASFLAATEAITAGATIAIGFASKDVLGNFVSGVFIVADPTYNIGDWIQWKDKEGIIEDISFRVTRIHTFDNELVTVPNSELTKNTITNPVAKDRLRVTFPFGVGYEDDLERAQDIIVEEALANEEILDRPGPSVRIQELGDSAVILQSRFWIDRPARTDFVRIRSEFVEDVKARYDAEGISLPAPQRELSGSIETAERVAANES, encoded by the coding sequence ATGACCCAGATTCGCTCGCTCGAGCAGGTGTTCGCGGAGCTCGCGACCGTCCTGCAGGACGGCGCGGTCTTTCTCGCGGTCGCGGCGGTCATCTACCTGCCGGGCCGGTACCTCGTGGTCCCGGGGGCCCGCTGGCTGATGGACGCCCTCGACATCGACGACACCGTCGAACTACCGCTCCTCAAGGCCCTGAACGCCGGGTTCGGCGTGTTCGCGGTGTTCACGGCCATCACCGTCTCGGGCGTGGCGAGCTTCCTCGCCGCGACGGAGGCCATCACCGCCGGCGCGACCATCGCTATCGGCTTCGCCTCGAAGGACGTGCTGGGGAACTTCGTCAGCGGCGTCTTCATCGTCGCGGACCCGACGTACAACATCGGTGACTGGATCCAGTGGAAGGACAAGGAGGGCATCATCGAGGACATCAGCTTCAGGGTGACCCGTATCCACACCTTCGACAACGAACTCGTGACGGTGCCGAACTCGGAGTTGACGAAGAACACCATCACGAACCCGGTCGCGAAGGACCGCCTCCGGGTGACGTTCCCGTTCGGCGTGGGGTACGAGGACGACCTCGAGCGCGCCCAGGACATCATCGTCGAGGAAGCGCTCGCGAACGAGGAGATACTCGACCGGCCCGGCCCGAGCGTCCGCATCCAGGAACTCGGCGACTCGGCGGTCATCCTCCAGTCGCGCTTCTGGATCGACAGGCCGGCACGGACCGACTTCGTGCGTATCCGCTCGGAGTTCGTCGAGGACGTGAAGGCGCGCTACGACGCCGAGGGTATCTCGCTCCCCGCCCCGCAACGCGAGCTCTCGGGGTCCATCGAGACCGCAGAGCGCGTCGCCGCGAACGAGTCCTGA
- a CDS encoding helix-turn-helix domain-containing protein, with translation MLIAEFTIDHPVLREALRRVRDIEVVWEETYETETGLTKMLAWITSADFEGVEAAITDDSALAGFTMLAEVGDRRLYRLTFDDPGRDANLMPVLMDVGGVLQEAIGTNEGWWCRARFPDRESLEQVYQFCGDNDISFSFDRMYEETDWGVGKGPKLTAAQREILLEALDSGYLSIPREVSLAELSGRLDISENAASERFRRAVRSLVEESVTD, from the coding sequence ATGCTCATCGCCGAATTCACCATCGACCACCCAGTCCTCCGCGAAGCGTTGCGACGCGTTCGCGATATCGAGGTCGTCTGGGAAGAGACGTACGAGACCGAAACCGGGTTGACGAAGATGCTCGCGTGGATAACCTCGGCCGATTTCGAGGGCGTCGAGGCAGCCATCACCGACGACTCGGCGCTGGCCGGTTTCACGATGTTGGCCGAAGTGGGCGACCGGCGGCTGTACCGGCTCACCTTCGACGACCCCGGCAGGGATGCCAACCTGATGCCGGTCCTGATGGACGTCGGTGGGGTCCTCCAGGAGGCCATCGGGACGAACGAGGGGTGGTGGTGCCGGGCCCGGTTCCCGGACCGTGAATCGCTCGAACAGGTGTACCAGTTCTGCGGTGACAACGACATCTCGTTCAGCTTCGACCGGATGTACGAGGAGACCGACTGGGGCGTCGGGAAGGGACCGAAGCTGACGGCTGCACAGCGCGAGATACTCCTGGAAGCGCTCGACAGCGGCTACCTCTCTATCCCTCGCGAGGTGTCCCTTGCTGAACTCAGCGGCAGACTGGATATCTCGGAGAACGCCGCCTCCGAGCGGTTCCGCCGTGCCGTTCGGTCTCTCGTCGAAGAATCGGTCACGGACTGA
- a CDS encoding Nif3-like dinuclear metal center hexameric protein, whose product MKLTEFCDRLDEELRTADWADLDASANGLQVGPEEADVAQVAFCTDGVEETFHMAADWGADAIVVHHGISWGGIERVTGRQYGRIAPLVENDVALYVSHLPLDGHPDLGNAAGIADLLDLANRAPFGRVGPEHAGQQGRLPEPQPADELRETLEAELSTGDQPVQVLDFGPAELEHVAIVTGDGSDYIDEAAAKGVDAVIMGEGKQKTYHEAQEAGLTVVLAGHYATETFGVRNLQSWVEEWDEPLETTFFDVPTGI is encoded by the coding sequence ATGAAGCTCACCGAGTTCTGTGACCGACTCGACGAGGAACTGCGAACCGCGGACTGGGCGGACCTCGATGCCAGTGCGAACGGCCTGCAGGTCGGCCCCGAGGAGGCCGACGTGGCGCAGGTCGCGTTCTGTACGGACGGTGTCGAGGAGACGTTCCACATGGCAGCCGACTGGGGAGCGGACGCCATCGTCGTCCACCACGGCATCTCGTGGGGCGGCATCGAGCGCGTCACCGGTCGACAGTACGGCCGCATCGCCCCGCTCGTCGAGAACGACGTGGCGCTGTACGTCTCGCACCTCCCGCTCGACGGCCATCCCGACCTCGGCAATGCGGCCGGCATCGCCGACCTGCTGGACCTCGCGAACCGGGCACCCTTCGGTCGTGTCGGCCCGGAGCACGCCGGCCAGCAGGGTCGCCTGCCGGAGCCACAGCCCGCCGACGAGCTTCGCGAGACGCTCGAAGCCGAACTGTCGACCGGGGACCAGCCCGTCCAGGTGCTCGACTTCGGCCCGGCAGAGCTGGAACACGTCGCCATCGTCACCGGCGACGGGTCGGACTACATCGACGAAGCCGCAGCCAAAGGGGTCGACGCCGTCATCATGGGCGAGGGCAAGCAGAAGACGTACCACGAGGCCCAGGAGGCAGGGCTCACGGTCGTCCTCGCGGGCCACTACGCCACCGAGACGTTCGGCGTCCGTAACCTCCAGTCGTGGGTGGAGGAGTGGGACGAACCGCTGGAGACGACGTTCTTCGACGTCCCGACCGGTATCTGA
- the speB gene encoding agmatinase, which yields MFPGALADRADADYVVVGAPLDISTTFQPGTRFGPDRVRRFSETYDDYDHRTDRYFSELGVHDHGDVRAWDDAAEYLDYLEGVCRDAVWDDAIPLLLGGEHTVTLANVRAVDPDVFVCLDAHLDLRAEYDGNELSHATVTRHVLDIADEAVILGARTGSEAEWNRAAEADVTVVAPEDVADWEPDVGDREVYLSVDIDGADPAFAPGTGTMEPFGLAPREMRDVVRALGESGQVTGFDVVEVNDRDDGQAAALGGKLLREFVFADAASDD from the coding sequence ATGTTCCCCGGAGCGCTCGCCGACCGCGCCGACGCCGACTACGTGGTCGTCGGAGCTCCACTCGACATCTCGACGACCTTCCAACCAGGCACGCGGTTCGGACCGGACCGCGTTCGCCGCTTTTCCGAAACGTACGACGACTACGACCACCGGACGGACCGGTACTTCTCCGAACTCGGCGTCCACGACCACGGTGACGTCCGCGCCTGGGACGACGCCGCCGAGTACCTCGACTACCTCGAAGGTGTCTGCCGGGACGCCGTGTGGGACGACGCGATTCCCCTCCTCCTCGGCGGGGAACACACCGTCACGCTCGCGAACGTCCGCGCGGTCGACCCGGACGTGTTCGTCTGTCTCGACGCCCATCTCGACCTGCGAGCCGAGTACGACGGAAACGAGTTGAGCCACGCGACTGTCACCCGGCACGTCCTCGACATCGCCGACGAAGCCGTCATCCTCGGGGCCAGAACCGGCTCCGAGGCGGAGTGGAACCGCGCCGCCGAGGCCGACGTGACGGTCGTCGCCCCCGAAGACGTGGCCGACTGGGAACCCGACGTCGGCGACCGCGAAGTGTACCTGTCGGTGGACATCGACGGCGCAGACCCCGCGTTCGCCCCCGGGACGGGAACGATGGAACCGTTCGGGCTCGCGCCGCGGGAGATGCGCGACGTGGTCCGGGCACTCGGCGAGTCGGGGCAGGTGACCGGCTTCGACGTGGTCGAGGTCAACGACCGCGACGACGGCCAGGCCGCCGCACTCGGCGGGAAACTCCTCCGGGAGTTCGTCTTCGCCGACGCGGCCAGCGACGACTGA
- a CDS encoding translation initiation factor IF-5A, whose product MAKEQKEVRDLREGSYVVIDDAACKINHYSTAKPGKHGSAKARVEAVGVFDGKKRSMSQPVDAKCWVPIIERKQGQIVSVESDTVAQVMDLETYETITMSIPEDFDASPDDEIEYLELDEQRKIV is encoded by the coding sequence ATGGCTAAAGAGCAAAAGGAAGTTCGTGACCTCCGCGAAGGCAGTTACGTGGTTATCGACGACGCCGCGTGTAAGATCAACCACTACTCCACAGCCAAGCCGGGTAAGCACGGAAGTGCGAAGGCTCGCGTCGAGGCCGTCGGTGTCTTCGACGGAAAGAAGCGTTCGATGTCCCAGCCGGTCGACGCCAAGTGCTGGGTCCCGATCATCGAGCGAAAGCAGGGCCAGATCGTCTCCGTCGAGTCCGACACCGTCGCACAGGTCATGGACCTCGAGACGTACGAGACCATCACGATGTCCATCCCCGAGGACTTCGACGCCTCGCCCGACGACGAGATCGAGTACCTCGAACTCGACGAACAGCGCAAGATCGTCTAG
- a CDS encoding DoxX family protein: MATREPEMELFGRQTGFEYSETWVGYALLGMRLTMGWVLFYAGIDKVLAGDWSAGGFLMGAASGENFMAGFWETMAADWLWLIDPLNMWGLTLTGLALMLGAFVRWSAFWAAIMMLFYWLASFPLEHSFIIDDHVVYAMLLFGLGAFGAGRILGVDDWLEDTEFVQNNRWMTYLLG; this comes from the coding sequence ATGGCAACCAGAGAACCCGAGATGGAACTGTTCGGGAGACAGACCGGCTTCGAGTACTCCGAGACGTGGGTCGGCTACGCCCTGCTGGGCATGCGACTCACCATGGGCTGGGTGTTGTTCTACGCGGGCATCGACAAGGTGCTCGCCGGAGACTGGTCGGCAGGCGGCTTCCTGATGGGAGCAGCGTCCGGAGAGAACTTCATGGCGGGGTTCTGGGAGACCATGGCCGCGGACTGGCTCTGGCTCATCGACCCGCTCAACATGTGGGGCCTGACACTCACGGGCCTCGCCCTGATGCTCGGGGCGTTCGTCCGCTGGAGCGCGTTCTGGGCGGCCATCATGATGCTGTTCTACTGGCTGGCGAGCTTCCCGCTCGAGCACTCGTTCATCATCGACGACCACGTCGTGTACGCGATGCTCCTGTTCGGCCTGGGCGCGTTCGGCGCAGGCCGCATCCTCGGCGTCGACGACTGGCTCGAGGACACCGAATTCGTCCAGAACAACCGCTGGATGACGTATCTGTTGGGGTGA
- a CDS encoding aminotransferase class I/II-fold pyridoxal phosphate-dependent enzyme produces the protein MDIEPFGLERWFGQYEHGADIMLAESGIRPLDSERFDTDPGELNYVIPTDGDPEFRDEIGERYGRGKDEVCFTCGTQEANLLIFLSLLDEGDHAVVVTPTYQALQSVPDAVGDVTRVWLSEGDWRLDVDAVADAMREETKLVVLNNPNNPTGRYHDEAKVQELYDLAAENEAYLLCDEVYRLLDDDPLPPVASLGEWGISTTSLTKAYGLAGLRFGWIAGPEDVVQQAVEWKDYTTISPPIFGQHVAKQALGEQEDEILAENRELAKTNRDIVREFVEEHDLEWYDPVGVNGFVSVPEGFADAREFCVAVVEEESVVLAPGDLFGFENYWRLGFGLPTAELEEGLERVARVIERGGTN, from the coding sequence ATGGACATCGAGCCCTTCGGCCTCGAACGCTGGTTCGGGCAGTACGAACACGGTGCCGACATCATGCTCGCCGAATCCGGGATTCGCCCGCTCGACTCGGAGCGCTTCGATACGGACCCCGGCGAGCTGAACTACGTCATCCCGACCGATGGCGACCCCGAGTTCAGGGACGAAATCGGCGAGCGCTACGGCCGGGGCAAGGACGAGGTGTGTTTCACCTGCGGGACACAGGAGGCGAACCTCCTGATATTCCTCTCCTTACTCGACGAGGGCGACCACGCCGTGGTCGTCACGCCGACCTACCAGGCCCTGCAGTCGGTCCCCGACGCCGTCGGCGACGTGACCCGCGTCTGGCTCTCGGAGGGTGACTGGCGGCTGGACGTCGACGCAGTCGCCGACGCGATGCGCGAGGAGACGAAACTCGTCGTGCTGAACAACCCGAACAACCCGACCGGACGATACCACGACGAGGCGAAGGTGCAGGAACTGTACGACCTCGCGGCCGAGAACGAAGCATACCTGCTCTGTGACGAGGTGTACCGACTGCTCGACGACGACCCGCTCCCGCCGGTCGCCAGCCTGGGCGAGTGGGGCATCTCGACGACCAGCCTGACGAAGGCGTATGGTCTCGCTGGCCTGCGCTTCGGGTGGATCGCCGGTCCCGAGGACGTGGTCCAGCAGGCGGTCGAGTGGAAGGACTACACCACCATCTCGCCGCCCATCTTCGGCCAGCACGTCGCGAAACAGGCGCTGGGCGAGCAGGAGGACGAGATTCTGGCGGAGAACCGCGAGCTGGCGAAGACGAACCGCGATATCGTCCGTGAGTTCGTCGAGGAACACGACCTCGAGTGGTACGACCCGGTGGGGGTGAACGGGTTCGTCTCGGTGCCGGAGGGCTTCGCGGACGCCCGGGAGTTCTGCGTCGCCGTCGTCGAGGAGGAGAGCGTCGTGCTCGCGCCGGGCGACCTGTTCGGCTTCGAGAACTACTGGCGGCTCGGGTTCGGGCTGCCGACCGCGGAGTTAGAAGAGGGACTGGAACGGGTTGCGCGGGTCATCGAGCGCGGCGGAACGAACTAG
- a CDS encoding ABC1 kinase family protein, which translates to MVTLVTLRAYWRFFVVARQFLPLLLAYARDRRKYLLFGGKRQVDRETRIRRAERLLDSLLTLGPTFIKLGQLLSTRPDILPAEYIDVLASLQDDVPAAPWAEAKVVIEDELGPVEEVYDEFDTTPISGASLGQVYRARVDGEEVAVKIRRPNIESLVEADLTVIKWSLPLLMRFVGEARAFSLENLADEFAKTIREEMDYQREARMLNEIRDNFDDDEDIVIPDVLAGYSGPRVLTMHYVTGTKINDVDELDEKDIDRSAVAETLQRAYLKMIIEDGVFHADPHPGNLAVRDDGAIIFYDFGMSGRVDSFVQEKIVEFYIAVANQDIDGILDSLIAIGTLSPTADRQVMGEVMELAIADARGDDIEQYRVNQIVGQIEDSIYEFPFRLPANLALVLRVATVVEGVCVTLDSNFDFISTATEYLTEEGYREESIKQFVDQTKDQAWESAQSMLRVPPKLENTLDRAQRGNLTVQIELNDSSGTLDKLAKRLVYALFFAFGLVSSSVLYAAGGVWEVRVAAVIAAFSLLTLVGLWRSFRTKKGIRAQPQFTRQNLRERRGNE; encoded by the coding sequence GTGGTCACGCTGGTAACCCTCCGCGCCTACTGGCGCTTCTTCGTCGTCGCGCGTCAGTTCCTCCCCTTGCTGCTCGCGTACGCCCGTGACCGCCGGAAGTACCTCCTCTTCGGCGGGAAACGGCAGGTCGACCGAGAGACACGAATCCGCCGCGCCGAGCGGCTGCTGGACTCGCTGCTCACGCTCGGTCCCACGTTCATCAAGCTCGGCCAGTTGCTCTCGACCCGCCCGGACATCCTCCCCGCCGAGTACATCGACGTGCTCGCGTCGCTGCAGGACGACGTGCCCGCTGCTCCCTGGGCCGAGGCGAAGGTCGTCATCGAGGACGAACTCGGGCCCGTCGAGGAGGTGTACGACGAGTTCGACACCACGCCCATCAGCGGCGCGAGCCTCGGACAGGTGTACCGCGCCCGGGTCGACGGCGAGGAGGTCGCCGTCAAGATCCGCCGGCCGAACATCGAGTCGCTCGTCGAGGCCGACCTCACGGTCATCAAGTGGTCGCTCCCGCTGTTGATGCGGTTCGTGGGCGAGGCACGGGCGTTTTCGCTCGAGAACCTCGCCGACGAGTTCGCGAAGACCATCCGCGAGGAGATGGACTACCAGCGCGAGGCCCGGATGCTGAACGAGATCCGCGACAACTTCGACGACGACGAGGACATCGTCATCCCGGACGTGCTCGCGGGCTACTCGGGCCCCCGCGTGCTCACCATGCACTACGTGACGGGGACGAAGATCAACGACGTCGACGAACTCGACGAGAAGGACATCGACCGGAGCGCGGTCGCCGAGACGCTCCAGCGCGCCTACCTCAAGATGATAATCGAGGACGGTGTGTTCCACGCCGACCCCCACCCCGGCAACCTCGCGGTCCGGGACGACGGGGCCATCATCTTCTACGACTTCGGCATGTCCGGCCGGGTCGACTCGTTCGTCCAGGAGAAGATCGTCGAGTTCTACATCGCCGTCGCCAACCAGGACATCGACGGCATCCTCGACTCGCTCATCGCCATCGGGACACTCTCGCCCACCGCCGACCGGCAGGTCATGGGCGAGGTGATGGAACTGGCCATCGCGGACGCCCGTGGTGACGACATCGAGCAGTACCGCGTGAACCAGATCGTCGGCCAGATAGAGGACTCCATCTACGAGTTCCCGTTCCGCCTGCCGGCGAACCTCGCGCTCGTCCTCCGGGTCGCGACCGTGGTCGAGGGCGTCTGTGTCACGCTGGACTCGAACTTCGACTTCATCAGCACCGCGACGGAGTACCTCACCGAGGAGGGCTACCGCGAGGAGTCCATCAAGCAGTTCGTCGACCAGACGAAGGACCAGGCCTGGGAGTCCGCCCAGTCGATGCTCCGGGTCCCACCGAAGCTGGAGAACACCCTGGACCGCGCCCAGCGCGGGAACCTCACGGTGCAGATCGAGCTGAACGACTCTTCGGGGACGCTCGACAAACTGGCGAAACGGCTGGTGTACGCCCTGTTCTTCGCGTTCGGGCTGGTCTCCTCGTCGGTGCTTTACGCCGCCGGCGGCGTCTGGGAGGTCCGCGTCGCCGCCGTCATCGCGGCGTTCTCGCTGCTCACGCTGGTGGGCCTGTGGCGGTCGTTCCGGACGAAGAAGGGTATCCGGGCGCAGCCGCAGTTCACCCGCCAGAACCTCAGAGAGCGCCGCGGGAACGAGTAG
- a CDS encoding Hsp20/alpha crystallin family protein: MSALRDALRELPDAVFADFLESDEAYLLVIDLPGVTADTLDVSVKNGRLSIEARREKDVPPQFRYDREDRSMFLDVELPLPPDATAEGADASVERGVLQLTLPKRGATEETTIEITDAE; this comes from the coding sequence ATGTCAGCGCTGCGTGACGCGTTACGGGAGCTGCCGGACGCGGTGTTCGCCGATTTCCTCGAGTCCGACGAGGCGTATCTGCTGGTCATCGACCTGCCGGGCGTCACCGCCGACACGCTCGACGTCTCCGTGAAGAACGGCCGTCTCAGCATCGAGGCACGCCGCGAGAAGGACGTCCCGCCCCAGTTCCGCTACGACCGGGAGGACCGGTCGATGTTCCTCGACGTGGAACTCCCCCTGCCGCCGGACGCGACGGCCGAGGGAGCCGACGCGTCGGTCGAGCGCGGTGTCCTCCAGCTCACGCTGCCCAAGCGTGGGGCCACAGAGGAGACGACCATCGAGATCACGGACGCCGAGTAA
- a CDS encoding E3 ubiquitin ligase family protein gives MVLGLSTFALLLVLVGIAFLGYGGRSVRDAYRIQANDPKSAYEARNSGPFEIEGTAKLHEEYVRSPFTDAHCLVCHWKVEEYRSSGKNSHWATIDEGTWWRPFRVEDDTGQVLVDPSGARFSLDESSRIHVDGGTMPPETVQQFIDANEDVDSENTSMDLKLFKLKTGNDRRYIEERLDIGETVHVLGHSRPDPDREFGSRLYAIVGAQKRLDSGFLGNLLARAMEPPFLISDTSEGGAVRRLLYRAAVPSIIGAACLVFAVAWL, from the coding sequence ATGGTCCTCGGTCTCTCCACGTTCGCACTCCTGCTCGTCCTCGTCGGCATCGCCTTCCTCGGCTACGGTGGGCGCTCGGTCCGCGACGCCTACCGCATCCAGGCCAACGACCCGAAATCGGCCTACGAGGCCCGGAACAGCGGCCCCTTCGAGATAGAGGGCACCGCGAAGCTCCACGAGGAGTACGTCCGGTCGCCGTTCACGGACGCCCACTGTCTCGTCTGTCACTGGAAGGTCGAGGAGTACCGCAGCAGCGGGAAGAACAGCCACTGGGCGACCATCGACGAGGGCACCTGGTGGCGGCCGTTCCGGGTCGAGGACGACACCGGGCAGGTGCTGGTCGACCCCAGTGGGGCGCGGTTCTCGCTCGACGAGTCGAGCCGTATCCACGTCGACGGCGGAACCATGCCCCCCGAGACGGTCCAGCAGTTCATCGACGCCAACGAGGACGTCGACTCGGAGAACACGTCGATGGACCTGAAGCTGTTCAAGCTCAAGACGGGCAACGACCGGCGCTACATCGAGGAACGCCTCGACATCGGGGAGACGGTCCACGTCCTCGGCCACAGCCGCCCCGACCCGGACCGCGAGTTCGGGTCGCGGCTGTACGCCATCGTCGGCGCGCAGAAACGCCTCGACAGTGGGTTCCTGGGGAACCTGCTTGCCCGTGCCATGGAGCCGCCGTTTCTCATCTCGGACACCAGCGAGGGCGGGGCGGTCCGCCGACTGCTGTACCGCGCGGCGGTGCCGAGCATCATCGGGGCCGCGTGTCTCGTGTTCGCCGTCGCCTGGCTGTGA